In Capsicum annuum cultivar UCD-10X-F1 chromosome 8, UCD10Xv1.1, whole genome shotgun sequence, the genomic window TCATTAGTGATAAATCAAACATATATCTTATGTCAAATAAAAAAGATCTTGCACTCCACAGTTCAAGAGTTCCAGTCTACTTTCTTATTAGGACTGAAAATTGAAAACTATGGTCGGTTCATGCATACAGATCAGTGTAATCATCCGAATGAGGCTCCATCGCTCAGACTACTATCAGTTCACCGATAAGTACAATTCACACGGTGGTACAAATGGAAAATACAGATGTAAGGTCAGCACAAAAACAACAAGCAAATGACTTCCAATACTAACTTAATGCGGTAAAAGACAGAAGAAAATAGCAAGAAATACAATACCACGCATATTTGATGCTCCGGAAAGCATATGCATTCTCCACAAACAGGGACTTTGTGCACAAAACAGTATAATTTAGTTGCCTGCAATCCAACGCAATTTACACTTCAATTAATCGTGGAAAAAAGCACGAGTCAAATTCCCCAACGGGCATGAAACATAGCCATAGCTGATAATATAAAAGTGAAAAAAGCACACTTTTACTGCCTTCATTGATGAATCCGGAAAATCcacatataaattatatttttaaaaaaaaagtactgCTAGCTGAAATTCAGTACAATTACCAATGTAACATCCGATCCGATCAAATTGCAACAGAAGCGCTAAAATTTTCGAAATTACAAATTGTTTGGTCATCTATCGCAGgcgagaaagagaaagagaggaatACCTTGCGACATTTACAGACCACCATTGCATTGGCTAAAGTATCAGTGAAACAGACGAGTTAGGGATCGGGGATTCGATCAACGGCGAATTGTTAGGGTTTGTACTAGGAGGAATTCGAATTGATAAATTAAAAGCAGAATTCAGAGACGGAGACTCCAGTGTGCATAGCGGTAATTAACTGTAGATTTAAGTTTAGTTAAAGGGGGAGTTTACAGATCCGTTTCCATGTTTGGGAGTTGTTGATTAGTTTGATGACGATGGAGGTACCTGCTTACTACTGGATCTGTCGAGTGTGAGCTCCGTTTTGGGCTTTCTTGTGGTACGCAAAACAAGTTTCTGCACGGATTGCCCTTAAAATTGACTCAAAAATTTTgtctttgttttttttatttaacaaaaattTATGGATCGAAGTACTCTTATCTATCGAGACCAAATTCGCTCAACATAATTGCGCAGCAAAATAGTTGATTGTTATTTAGGTGTCAAGAGTAAGCCTGGTCAAAATCGAACCGTAATCGTTATTCAATTGTAAAATTAGTTTATTAGTAATGGGTTATCAGATTAATGGTTGGAGAatggataaaaaatttataattaatggTTTATTGGTGCGGGGACGGATCATTCAATTTTCTTATCGGATAAATCGTTAACCCATTAaaaattattctaattatatttttacctcTAGATATATAAGTATCTTTTGTTAATCTAACATATAAAActtcatttattattctattcacttcttagtttaaaaaataacatGTCATTTCTTGTGGCATCTAATCATAAAGTGCAGTCAGACTctctaaaatgtaaagaaaatctgaaattaattcttaaacCCAAACATAAAATTATTCTTGACAACACAAATGAccgcaataaaaatgaaacaacccAAATGTGTCCCTcacaaagtttgatataaaacataaaaattcaaataatattaaagttttaattttatttttttttgtcaatgCAGTAACTGAAAATGTTTCTACATACATTTTAGGTCTAgaagaaaattcttatttgattcgatgttttaacctattaaataactacacAAACAAAATTCAGAAAGActaaaagattgataaatagatcaatcatagtaTACAAACAACTTAATCAGTGAAGAAATGGAAGAACTACCAATAAACGCTCCatatttcattctctcttaaatttattCATCACACCATCCGATAACCGGCCGTTAATTGTTAATCTGATACCGAACCAACCGTTATCTTATTGGGTGGCTAGcagattagtatatttaaaatcGATAACCAATAATTTGAACCGCTGAGTATAATTATCCAACCTATCCAAACGATAAGCAACCCTAGTCAAGAGCATAACTTATTATGTTTtgggggaaaggacaaaaatgacacttaaaattaaaataatatcctaaaaatAGCCCCTAAAACTAAAAAATCGGTAAATAGTCATTTCATAGGCTTAACTCGGTTGAAACTAATCTCAAAAAATAGCCAAGTGTTTAATGTCCAATTTAGGGATAATACCCACAAAAATACCTAAAGCTTgaccggattaccagttgagcatactaaactttgcgggggtcctattacccccagcctttttttttcgtattttaatggcatatatatGCCACTTGGCACACTGCGTGTAATTCACGCGCATTGAGCGCGTGAAACTGTTAAAAAACGTTAaaaactcttcttctttttttccaaacaaccccttaattttataattatttaaagttttatatttttatttattttttcattcttctttcttctttttcttttttgctccttctttctttcttcaacaatggttgctctAATGTCGAATTGAAATTTAATGGAATtcaatggttataatttaatggaactcgctaattgaaactcaatggaTGATTCGGAAGATTCAATCTCGAAAAATCGCTAATTTaattccgagttccattaatgaaaaTTGACTCTTCCGAGTTCCACtaacggaagattgaatagcttcatatatgaaattaaattttttgaatcttccgaatttcattaatgaattttttgaatcttctgagttccattaatggaaattgaatcatgaaattaaatttttcgaatctttcgagttccattaatgaattttttgaatcttccgagttccattaatgaaaattgaatcttccattgagttttcaattagcgagtttcattgAATCTTTCATTAATGAAACTCACTAATTGAATCTTTCgagtttcaatgaaaaattaatggaagattccattcaattatttttaaaaactttcttcataaacttaatggaatcatttggaatatttaatatggttgtaattgtgaaaaaatgttgaaaagtgataaaatagagaagaaacgACACGTGTACCACACTTTCCACCAAAAAAACTGGGTATACGTTTTGAGggggattaattccactttaaaaaagtttgGGGGAAAATTAATTCCAATTAAAAGTCTGGAGCAAAGTTTCAATATGCTCCACTAAAAATTTAGTTAAACTTcgggtattttcgtgggtattatccctcCAATTTATAGCTGCATTTGTTGACCAAATAGCGACCAACTTTGgtaagcttcttcttcttttaattttcgTTTTTATAGTTGTCGTtttacttcttttcttttcttcttttttgtttagcTTTTTTTCCAGTTTCATTTTTCCTGCTCATTTAgtacaaaaagaaaaatgctctttattgtttaaataatcaaatataagTTTGTAATTATTCTTTTCTAACTAGTTGATGATgctatttgttttatttttatgtttttatataacAATGATATAAATTGCATACaccataaaaaatttattttgtataataaCTTTACAATTTATATACCCATTCTATATgacaattacataatttctatacattCTATACAATCTTTAGTTGcaattattgtatatatttgcACAGATTTCCTCTGTAAGAGgtgtatttatgtggtatatataCCGTATTGATGTggtataaaaatgtattaatctagtataagagagtatcaattgggcATAAGGATACTGCATATGCATGTATAGGTTTCCCTTCTCTCTTGttataaaagtatatcaatgtggtataaaagagtatcaattgtgTACAAGGGCACGTGCTtgcataaaattttctttttcttttttaaaaagtgtatcaatgtggtataaaagtgtatcaattgagtatagagaccgCATGTGTTCAATTGGtccaaatgactaaaaaaaaataaaaaattacgcCGACTGACTACAGTTATCCACATTTTcaaatttgggtcatttttttattttttttaaataaccagGTCCTTTCCCCTTATGTTTTTACAACACAAATAAATACAAATCAATGTCTTGCAAAAAGTTTGTTATTTTGATGTTAGAAGTAATTTTCgatcatttatttattgtttaaaattttgaagagtaaaaattaatattatcttAAATAATGGTATTTGTGTGAACTGCGGTACTCAAAATCACTGGATGGGTTGTTATTAAAAAGATcgattttatgaaaattattaaaattgtcactatattttaggagttaaaaaatattttctttagaaaatagAGTCAATAGTCTAATATTTGCTCATATATTACTCATTCTTGTCGACCAAACATTAGAAATCAAATGTTTATAGTAacttacaaaatttaaatttctagtttaatATCTTCtcgtaaataaattttaaaatatgctcactatctttggaatgtcatctAAAAGATTCACAaactataattttaaaaaagtcatTTACTAAATTAGTTATCACAAAAACAGACAAGTATGAAAATTTCACCAACACAAATGTTTTTAAACAATTAGTCATACTGAAAAGAtagattcaattattttttttttattcttaataaaaatattcacGTTAAGATCAATTAATTTGAATTCATATCATAAAAAGTTATCGTTAAATAAAGTGCTCATATCAAAGGGACTTTATTGCATaattcaaatattaaaattttaatcaagAATGAAAGACAATGTAACTAACTCGTAGtatgtaataaaattataaaattgaatatATCTTTTGGAGTTTGAATTTACATCTCATCTTCTCTGAAGTACTAGTAGGCAGCAAAACGGAAATGACGTTGGGCCCTacctcactttttttttttttttttaaatagcttTGCAATATTCTTTTGCCAAAATTTAAAACCCCAAAATCGGTACTTATACTCCTCCCCATCTGGCCccaatttgaattcaaattcTGGAAGTATTCATCTGacctttttttcatatttcaaaatcccTCTCCCTCCACTCTCTGTGAAACCCTAGTTACTCTATACGCTCCCACAACCTCTACTTAACTCCGAAACAGACGACGGCGATATCATGACGGCGGTGGCGCAGTCTGGCGGTAGAGAGCTCGAAAATCCGCCCAAGGATGGCATTTCCAACCTCGTCTTCTCTAATCACAGTGATCACCTCCTCGTTTCTTCTTGGGATAAGgttactcactttctctcaatttCTGAATCACCGTGTTTTCATTTGTTTATTTTGAGCAATTCGATAGGTTTTACCATTACATCGTACTAGTTTGAATTGTAATGTGATTTTTAAGTGTaattgatttgaattttattagaCGGTTCGATTGTACGATGCAAGTGCTAATGCGTTGAGAGGAGAGTTCATGCACGGAGGTCCAGTGCTTGATTGTTGCTTCCACGATGATTCGTCTGGATTTAGTGCCAGTGCTGATAATACTGTTAGGAGGTAATATGATGATGTTGAGTTTTCTGTTTTACTTAGTGTTTGGATACGGTGTGTAGCTGAATTATCGTGGTTTAATATTGTTTTTCTCTAGGATTTAATATTCTATACTAATGCATTGACTGTCTGGTTACTGCTTAAAttttttggagaaaataaaagttgtgatAATGTTGGAAATTACTTAATGAACATACACTTTTTCAGTTTCAGTTGATTTCCTGATGATATGTATAGACATTTTGTGTTAAGATCGTGAATGGATATTAAAGTTTGAGTAAGAGTCATCATAGCCATCTATGTCGTATTGATCTTTCTTATTGCTGCATAGTATGTAATTGCTTGAACATTTTCCTTGGTTATATGATACTTAACTTTCTCACTGGAAAATGTTTCCCCTTGCTCTAGGCTTGTTTTCAACTATGGAAGAGAGGATATATTGGGAAGGCATGATGCACCTGTTCGCTGCGTTGAATACTCTTATGCAACTGGTCAGTGTGGATATTCGACATTTACAATTGTTGATTGACAATCTAAGTTGCTTCTTGCTGCTCTAAGATATAGCTTTGTCCTATATTCATTTGAAATATAAGGAGACTGGAAAACATTTCCtgtaagataaaaaattattttgtgtgTTCTGCTCTGCACATTTCAGCTTTTAATCAGGCCTCGgtgaaaattaaaataatctttTATATCTTTTCACATTTCAATTCTTATACTTTTTGATTTTGTTCAATATTATGTTACTCATTGTAAAGCTAccaaaaatgatagaaatacGTCCGTTACTTTTTTGTAATTACCTTAGCAATTATTTGTCCAGTTTTTGTTTTGGCCTTTTGTGTTTCAATTGAAAACCAAGTCCAGTATATTGGTGGCTTTATAGAAGTTTCTGCAATGGAAATTCGATCACTTCAGTCATGACTCAAGTTCTGCTTGGCTGGATAAAAAAGAAATCTGTATGAATATAACCTACATGTCCATGCACATGCACCTATCtgttctcttttcctttttataaaCTTATCGCCTCTCTCTTCAAACGTGCCATTGCATACCTCTTACTGTTGTAGTCAAATATTAACCTTATATCATGCATCAGTTAGTATGATCTGGTTTAATTTAGTCCGTGATGATTATGTGTCCTATTAAATGTTGATTGGAAATCTCAGCGATGGCATTGTATTATTTCAGCAGTGAGTATCTTTTGAAAGTTGGCTCACTATGAGATTTTCTTGTGTGGGATAGGACAAGTGATAACTGGTAgctgggacaaaaccttgaaatgCTGGGATCCTAGAGGTGCAAGTGGACAGGAACATACTCTTGTTGGAGCTTATACACAACCAGAGCGtgtttactctctctctcttgttGGGAACCGTTTAGTAGTAGCAACTGCTGGAAGACATGTGAATGTCTATGACCTGCGGAACATGAATCAACCTGAACAACGCAGGGAGTCTTCCTTGAAGTATCAGACAAGATGCGTGCGGTGTTATCCCAATGGAACAGGTTTATTCCTTAATCCCTATTTACCACTCCATTTAGATCTTTAATGGCTCAATATTGGACTTACGGTAGCAAGCTTTCTGCTTCTCACTACCTTACAGCTAGTTACAGATAACTCTAATGATTGACACCATATTGGGATCCAGtttccttgaattgggctcaaCTATCAATCACCACAACTTTGTGCTTTCATTGGGCATCCACTTTATGCTGTTAACACTTTCAAAGTCAAGTACATTAACAAGCACCAGATGTATCAATTATATTCATCTTTTGGAAATGTCAGTAGTCAAAATAAGATTATTAGTATAGTTCTGCCAGGATTGAACTGTAAACCACCCATATACAGGTTTCAGTAAATGAGCTAATCTGACTCAATAAATTAAAGAGTCTGGACGGTTCTAAATTTGAAATTCACCATATAAGAGACATTTACATCACTATTTGTATGCAAAACCTAAAAAAGGacaacccggtgcactaaagctcctctATGCGCAAGGTTCgagggtgtattgtatgcagtcttaccttgcatttctgccaccggctgtttccaaggcttgaactcgtgacctcctggtcacatggcaacaactttaccggttactccaaggTTCCCCTTCAAAACCTAGCTACAAACAAATATTCTCTGAAGTCTTTCATgatgaatttaattgaatatttggAGCGCATTTTTAATGGACCATTTGTTGTAAATTCTTG contains:
- the LOC107840184 gene encoding mitotic checkpoint protein BUB3.1; amino-acid sequence: MTAVAQSGGRELENPPKDGISNLVFSNHSDHLLVSSWDKTVRLYDASANALRGEFMHGGPVLDCCFHDDSSGFSASADNTVRRLVFNYGREDILGRHDAPVRCVEYSYATGQVITGSWDKTLKCWDPRGASGQEHTLVGAYTQPERVYSLSLVGNRLVVATAGRHVNVYDLRNMNQPEQRRESSLKYQTRCVRCYPNGTGYALSSVEGRVAMEFFDLSEAGQSKKYAFKCHRKSEAGRDIVYPVNAIAFHPIYGTFATGGCDGYVNVWDGNNKKRLYQYPKYPSSVAALSFSRDGKLLAVASSYTFEEGEKPHEPDAIFIRSVNEVEVKPKPKVVPNPTT